aaggagatgCAGGAGAcgttccagcagagaatccagcagagagagaaagatcttcagcagctgagagagactgtggagtctcataaggtgagtctggagaagaagaaaagTTTGTCTCCtcctcagttcagactcactgaagctgaatcactgtgtgtcctaacagcactctgcacagacagcagtggaggacagtgagaggatctttattGAGCTCACCTGCCCCATTGAGAGAAGTTGCTCTGAGgtgatacgactgatcagagatcaggaaaagactgcagtgagtcgagctgaagaacaactggagcaggagatcaatgatctgaggaggagagacgctgagctggagcagctttcacacacacaggaccacatccagttcctgcaggtaacacagatctagaagaacagagtcagagtggacttgagcagatcctgctgtgacagagagtcacaaagaaacatttcataagtggcttattatataatcatcagtcagactctcatctgatcatcttcttATGAAAGAGACGCCACTTACAAATATCTTTCAGATCTGGAAATCTCAAAAATTCACTTACATCTCAACTTTTTACCTAATTTCCCCTTTAGATTTATTACATCATGGTGAAATCAGTGAAACTCATTAAAAGAGATTctgattaacattaattaaaactgGATCAGATGATCCTCAAACCTGATAAAAATTATCTTTATTGACCTGAAACACATGGATGAATTTGACGACGAAGACCCCAAACATGAAGTCAGGCTGTATATTTGCAATGCTTCAGCATATTGAAACCAAACCAAACCTGactatgtcttttttttttttgtgatcaagtttttacttatttttatacatataacaaacaaaacaaaacaccaaaacaacaagaACAGACATCATCCACACACCCAGAGCCACTATACATGCTCcataaataacttataaaaaatgagccaagtttttagaggttaaactgatcaatgttccctctaattttttttcttgctgagcaaaacttttctctaatgggcggacatttcggccacctgtgcaaaaacattctttataccagacatgtacagcgcgcacaaaaaaaagtgtgtaacttttaactttaatgtgctatttgtatttgtattagacccgtgactaaatgatgtacattttagattacctgagaaaactgtatattatatatatagtataatacatatatatatatatatatatatatatatatatatatatatatatatatatatatatatacagtataatacactgccattcaaaagtttgggatcaataatgtttattaaataagtttcttatgctcatcaaggctgtatctatttgataaaaatattgaatattatttcacaaaataatattgtgaaatattattgcaatttaaaataaaagttttctattttaatatactttaaaatataatttattcctatgaagcaaagcaattttcagcatcatttctccagtcttcggtgtcacatgatccttcacaaatcattctaatatgatgatttataatcaatgttggaaacagttgtgctgcataatatttttttgggacttgtggtattttttcgggattctttgataaataaaaaattaaaaaggacagtgtttattcaaaatagaaattttgtgttacaatatacactactaaaatgtttgtggtcaatatttttttcttttctttttttaaagaaattaataccttttattcagcaagaatgtgttaaatggataaaaagtgataataaagacatatatttagaaaagatttatatataaacagaatcacagaatcaccaaaattttattaatctaagaattaaagaaaaaagtaaaacgttcaaaaaaaaaaaaaaagtaaaaatattaagcagcacaacagattcatcactgataataaattagcagattagaatgatttctgaaggataatatgacactgaaggctgtagtaatgatgctgaaaattcagctttgctccacgggaataaatgatatttttaaagtatattaaaacaggaaaccaatattagaaattgcaataatgtttcacaatattactgttttttcttctgtattttcgataaaataaatacatccttgatgagcagagactccattaaaaaacaaagtcaattatttattaggttaataatataggcctaacataatataatatcaaaacaaactgaggCATTTAAACtgatggaatagaatagaatagaatagaatagaatagaatagaatagaaactgaagcatttaaactgagatctgtaagttaaatataaaaaaaaaaaaaaaaaaacgtgaacgtcaattcttctatagctatctaaacatccctatgatgtacagtttgcacactacacctgtgtgactgtaaatgtctctgagttttgttaccgttctgtgcccatcatccgctgtttccagcacttaatcaagccactcttctttaaatacatgatgacgttttatttcacatgtcattgcgtttgcgtcggctctcgagttgagctatttcgtaggctacgcaaccattaaaatattcggtttcaacagcgactcatttggcgcacatcattccctttctatgaaactgtaaaccgcattcaccggttctaactcttAACGTGATATCAGCTCTATAGCGGTttacccgagcattgcaattcattcgctttcgcaaatagctttcccaactcatttatgcgtgtgcgcggcacattgtttcttctgcgcggcagcggtggaagaagtgcgcggccgcgcgcgcgcgcagcttagagggcgTAGGTGAGACAATGAGCCAAGTTttttagaggttaaactgaggttagaCCACACTTTCTCCCAAGTCGACAGATAAATTAAGGTCAGATTAATCATATATCccgattccaaacagatttgacagaaaaaggcATTGTAATGCGATCAACAACTCCACCACACACCGAAGAAACAGATGGTCGACCAGAAGATGGCACAATCCAATCCCGCACAAAatgagatctccttaaagtaactctATATACCAAACCACCCAAGTGCGCaaaccttttaaaattcaaattaaataaataaagatattaatgtctgttgtataaaataaaagtagcactAAAAAAGGAACGTCAAACAACTTTGAACCCGAACCAAAGCAGACCACACATTACCgagaatacagaaaaatatttggaTTGAGCTGATCAAATCCTCCGCTTTCTGAGAAGAgttgaacatcatctgctcaccgttGTGCCGTAGTTTAATTATCGCAGGACAGATGAGAAATGGCCGCAGACCCAGCACTGCCATCCTCCCAAGGACCAGCCTGAGGCTCCCCCTCCTAACAGACGTGGCTGGACtgaagtcaggaaaaaacagcagcaTGACATTATCCTGCCTATGTTTCACCGGGTATGCCTGCcgtgcacccttcaggatcgcAGATCTGTCTTGTCATCTCAGCACACGAAAGATAAGagtatgtccatatgtaggtcacacaataccggggtcagtacagagtctatcgcatcttttactgtcgaggccacaaccgaatccaaagtactttgctgctctttaagtgctagcttgataccgtTAGACATGGCGCCGTCGAGCTCTTCTTTACACATATAGTAATAATTTTCAAACACAACAAATGTTTATATCATCCAAACTATTTCGTAGAAAGTTCACATATAGCGTAAGTGGCAAATACTAGAATCTGTAGCTCTAATCTGATTTAATGAATATGAGAAGAATAAAGCTGATGCTGTGAAAGAGCTGGATTAAGGTGAGTTACTAAAGATCAGTCGAGTCAATATGGGTGAAGAGACTGTTTTTAGATCAGATGATTTGAATGTATAAGGAATTGTTTGatctgtttgttatttttatgggtGTGAGTgaatttaattatgatttttgactaggattttcttcttttctctatTAAAAGCAAggaccacaatggaaataagTTAACACAACTTTATTGTGTTATCCTTGACAAGAAAGTTGTAACAGTGTATTTCTACTTTTTGTGTCAAATAACTACAAGACCCGCACAAATCTGATATTCCTGCAGGTTATTGggtgaagtgtggagctgatgagttttgatttgtgttttctgtagagtttccagtctctctcagcacctcctgaatctacagacgtaaatgatgatctcttcagttctctcttctcttctgatgGTCTGATtgaatctgtccatcagctgagagacaaactggaggatttctgcaaagaggagctcaagaagatctcagacagaggtaaagtcctggagattcatctgctctcagaaaccagtccatcatcatctcatatcatggagaacatcatattagaaatgtgttagatacaggatcatgagaatcacactgttcatgtctgttgatttccacagtcacattcaccaacattgttcccagaaccaggaaggacttcctacaatgtaagtcagtaagaaaaccagcagaaaacTCACTGAGTGTGTTCATGGTTTTCCTGTAGAAGAGTTTTATAATTGATGATGTAAATGAAGATTTGCACAGATATCTGGTCATCTGTACTAAAACACagatgatacactgaacatgagttcagctacatgaaagaatcaaaaagattaataattcctgacatttatgtgttttatctccattagattcccatcagctcactctggatctgaacacagtgaataaaaACCTCAGTCTGTCTGAGAGCAACAGAGAGACTACATTCACTTACACAGTCcagtcgtatcctgatcatccagacagatttgattgtgtatgtcaggtgttgtgtagagagagtgtgtgtagaCACTGTTACTGGGAATTGGAGTGGAGAGGACgtgtgtttatatcagtgtcatataagagcatcagcaggaagggacggggtgatgagtgtttgtttggatataatgatcagtcctggagtttgatctGCTCTCCCTCCAGTTACTCATTCATACACAATAACATACAGACTGTTCTCCCTGTAGagtccatcagcagtagaataggagtgtttgtggatcacagtgcaggaactctgtccttctacagcgtctctgacacaatgagcctcatccacacagtccagaccacattcactaagccgctctatcctgggtttgggGTTAAAAAaagatcatcagtgaaactgtgttgatgaatcagaatagactgacgagagattctacccataatgctttgagctgcatgataaatcagtaacagtgagacgttatagagtctcttcttttctcttaatgacattaatactgcagctgaacttgGTCACTGAAATAACGTCCGGataaatgtgtgtaataaatccTCATACAGACAGTTAGATCAATGTGTGTGAGTCCTGCTGAGTGACCATGTGATTCTGTGCTTTTCTCAACCTGTTTGTGTTGATTTGGTTTTTAATGTAGTGTCTAAGTATTAAGtatttttgggagtatctgtactgagttttttatatttcatccaacttttatttttacaccactacatttcctaattaaaatgtatacttttactccaaTACATTTCCCCTAAGTTtattcgttacttactacaaaatagtcagaagtGCACAGACTGCAGTAAAGCCAgtttgacgaatcagtggtctggcgtTTGCAAGTAAGACTCATAAGGCCTAGTTAACTTAATCTATCACACAAAGAGTACAGTTTTTCTGCAGATGCATgaccatttaataataattttatacaagttcagtaaagcaataagtgacttacatttatgacataatattgcttgtttttgctcaattttattaaagaaaatagttccaaacaaagatcacagcactgttttgcgtctctgagcaatggacggtgtttaattattgaatgaatcagcattttgaacgaatcagttgaatgaatgattcagtgattaaCTCATTAACAtggtcaaatgctttgtttctgaatgaatcatttcaactattttttttttcatgttttaaattatttcaaatatcattattcaatgttttatattagaaacaaaacatttagcctatttatgcatctgtaactgcaggttaaattcaTCCATATACACACTGAAATACATTAAACTGTAGGCcaaatgctatttcagatgcagattccagatatgttttcttatgttggaatgaaagacactaagtacTGGATGAAGTGCTTCTTACTCTTACCccaaaatacaaaatggaagaaacagttaaaactgaacacaatcttccTACTCTAGCTGTGTatgaacatacatacatacatacatacatatatatatatatatatatatttgcttcttttccattttgcatttatttgtacctTTACTTTCAATATTTAAGCacgtttaagattttaaaaatacctttcgttcttaagtacaataaatatcacatactttaagacttttactcaagtaatattctaaatggtgacttcaacttctacaaaagtcattttctggtaagatatctgtacttttacttgagtataaaCTTGAAACCttaaattgtaattgttaaaaaatgtagTGTTCAATTGCCCTaattcaatattgtatttaaaaatacagtttatatttttagattatgcatttatattattttatgaacaaattgaaattaacatttagaaatatttttttgctgagatttgatgcAGTGACAATTTTGCATCATGATTATGTGATGACGTCATCGCGCAATGACATcacgtcatttagcaacttttagcaacaaatcgatCTTCTTTTAGCAACTTCCTATGAAAATTTGTTGGCAACACCGGACGTGATGGCTGTGGCTTGACTCAGGCGTGGTGGCCATCTTGCAGATGGCCACAAGCCCAAAGCCCAGGATATAAaggattttttgtattttagtatagTTCTTTCTTGTGTAATCAACGTCTGATTTTCTCTTTTCTGATGTGATCTGTAAAGATGTAAACCAAATACACAGGATGGCCCTTCTATCCT
The Cyprinus carpio isolate SPL01 chromosome A16, ASM1834038v1, whole genome shotgun sequence genome window above contains:
- the LOC109098071 gene encoding tripartite motif-containing protein 16-like, whose amino-acid sequence is MAEARYFQDEFTCPVCLDLLKDPVTIQCGHSYCENCITARWDQEDQKRVYSCPQCRQAFSPRPALARNNMLAEVSEKLKKRKRPADRDAVAGDVQCDVCTGRKYKAIKSCLLCLNSYCQNHLEQHESWFKGKRHNLIDATGRLQEMICQKHEKLLEVFCRTDQKCICVLCMMDEHKNHDTVSAAELTTEKQKQLKEMQETFQQRIQQREKDLQQLRETVESHKHSAQTAVEDSERIFIELTCPIERSCSEVIRLIRDQEKTAVSRAEEQLEQEINDLRRRDAELEQLSHTQDHIQFLQSFQSLSAPPESTDVNDDLFSSLFSSDGLIESVHQLRDKLEDFCKEELKKISDRVTFTNIVPRTRKDFLQYSHQLTLDLNTVNKNLSLSESNRETTFTYTVQSYPDHPDRFDCVCQVLCRESVCRHCYWELEWRGRVFISVSYKSISRKGRGDECLFGYNDQSWSLICSPSSYSFIHNNIQTVLPVESISSRIGVFVDHSAGTLSFYSVSDTMSLIHTVQTTFTKPLYPGFGVKKRSSVKLC